A stretch of Paracoccus sp. N5 DNA encodes these proteins:
- a CDS encoding DUF4167 domain-containing protein: MRSSKSRSRNKSNRQRSLGNIVNRVFDSSGPEGKVRGTPQQIIEKYLALARDAQLSNDRVAEQSFLQHAEHYTRMLGEAQREQAERQQHQARDDDFQDGNGHSAQSENGQNGNRHERQDRQDRNERRDDRRDQPREERHRDDRREDRNRDERREERSRDDRQAARAEAQAPAGLPPVIASDEDAAGPVETPEAAIAPEAPVAAPAEPPAPAPAAAEPAPELALEEPAAPAPRRRTRQPAAAAAASAATPAPRTPRTRRKPAEGAEKKPAAKTDKASGE; encoded by the coding sequence ATGAGATCATCCAAATCCCGTTCGCGTAACAAGTCGAACCGCCAGCGCTCGCTGGGCAATATCGTCAACCGCGTCTTCGATTCCTCGGGCCCCGAGGGCAAGGTGCGCGGCACGCCCCAGCAGATCATCGAGAAATACCTGGCGCTGGCCCGCGACGCCCAGCTCTCCAATGACCGCGTGGCCGAGCAGAGCTTCCTGCAGCATGCCGAGCATTACACCCGCATGCTGGGCGAGGCGCAGCGCGAGCAGGCCGAGCGCCAGCAGCATCAAGCCCGCGACGACGATTTCCAGGACGGCAACGGCCATTCGGCCCAGTCCGAGAACGGCCAGAACGGCAACCGCCACGAGCGCCAGGATCGCCAGGACCGGAACGAGCGGCGCGACGACCGCCGCGACCAGCCGCGCGAGGAACGCCATCGCGACGACCGGCGCGAGGATCGCAACCGCGACGAGCGGCGCGAAGAGCGCAGCCGCGACGACCGGCAAGCCGCGCGTGCCGAAGCCCAGGCGCCCGCCGGCCTGCCGCCGGTGATCGCCTCGGACGAGGACGCCGCCGGCCCGGTCGAGACCCCGGAAGCCGCCATCGCGCCCGAAGCCCCCGTCGCAGCCCCGGCCGAGCCCCCGGCGCCGGCCCCCGCTGCGGCCGAGCCCGCGCCGGAACTGGCGCTCGAGGAGCCCGCCGCCCCGGCGCCGCGTCGCCGCACGCGCCAGCCGGCCGCCGCCGCGGCTGCCTCTGCCGCGACCCCGGCGCCGCGCACCCCGCGCACCCGCCGCAAGCCGGCCGAGGGCGCCGAGAAGAAACCCGCGGCAAAGACCGACAAGGCTTCCGGCGAATAG
- the rsmA gene encoding 16S rRNA (adenine(1518)-N(6)/adenine(1519)-N(6))-dimethyltransferase RsmA — MSAIDGLPPLRDVIARHELRAKKQLGQNFLLDLNLTAKIARAAGDLTGCDVIEVGPGPGGLTRGLLAEGARHVLAIEKDARALPALAEIAAAYPGRLQVIHGDALEVDPLAHLTPPIRVVANLPYNVGTELLIRWLTPPEWPPFWESLTLMFQKEVAERIVARPGGKAYGRLAVLAQWRSDARIVMTLPPEAFVPAPKVHSSVVHLTALPEPRFPADAAVLNRVVAAGFNQRRKMLRASLKGLHPAIEELLVAAGIAPTARAEEIGLEQFCALARGLAAAPR; from the coding sequence ATGAGCGCCATCGACGGGTTGCCGCCGCTGCGCGATGTCATCGCCCGCCACGAGTTGCGGGCGAAGAAGCAACTGGGCCAGAACTTCCTGCTGGACCTGAACCTGACCGCCAAGATCGCCCGCGCCGCCGGCGACCTTACCGGCTGCGACGTGATCGAGGTCGGCCCCGGTCCTGGCGGGCTGACCCGCGGGCTGCTGGCCGAGGGCGCCCGCCATGTGCTGGCCATCGAGAAGGACGCGCGCGCCCTGCCCGCCCTGGCCGAGATCGCCGCGGCCTATCCCGGCCGGTTGCAGGTCATCCATGGCGATGCGCTGGAAGTGGATCCGCTGGCGCATCTGACGCCGCCGATCCGGGTCGTGGCCAACCTGCCCTATAATGTCGGCACCGAGCTGCTGATCCGCTGGCTGACGCCGCCAGAATGGCCGCCGTTCTGGGAATCGCTGACGCTGATGTTCCAGAAGGAGGTGGCCGAGCGCATCGTGGCGAGGCCCGGCGGCAAGGCCTATGGCCGGCTGGCGGTGCTGGCGCAATGGCGCTCGGACGCGCGGATCGTCATGACCCTGCCGCCGGAGGCCTTCGTGCCCGCGCCCAAGGTGCATTCCTCGGTGGTGCATCTGACCGCCCTGCCCGAGCCGCGTTTTCCCGCCGATGCGGCGGTGCTGAACCGGGTGGTGGCGGCGGGCTTCAACCAGCGGCGCAAGATGCTGCGCGCCTCGCTGAAGGGCTTGCATCCGGCCATCGAGGAGCTGCTGGTCGCGGCGGGCATCGCGCCCACCGCGCGCGCCGAAGAGATCGGGCTGGAGCAGTTCTGCGCGCTGGCGCGGGGCCTGGCCGCCGCGCCGCGCTAG
- the pdxA gene encoding 4-hydroxythreonine-4-phosphate dehydrogenase PdxA, whose protein sequence is MTQPRPIILTCGEPAGIGPELAPKALAAGVPFVFLGDPRHLPEGTAWAEVSVPGEAVAPGVLPVLRHDFAAPAVPGRPDPANAAGVIAVIDRAVALAQSGAAGGICTLPINKEALKRGADFPFPGHTEYLAHLAGGVPVVMMLASTGVEPPCRVVPATIHIALSEVPHALTPALLEQAVRITDAGLRRDFGMAAPRLALAGLNPHAGENGVMGSEEMRWIAPLAARLRAEGFDIAGPLPADTMFHPAARARYDAAICAYHDQALIPIKTLDFAGGVNVTLGLPFVRTSPDHGTAFDIAGRGIADAESVIAALRMAWDMAERRAGAQA, encoded by the coding sequence ATGACCCAGCCGCGACCCATCATCCTGACCTGCGGCGAGCCGGCCGGCATCGGACCGGAACTGGCGCCCAAGGCGCTGGCGGCCGGGGTGCCCTTTGTCTTCCTGGGCGATCCGCGGCACCTGCCCGAAGGCACCGCCTGGGCCGAGGTTTCGGTGCCGGGCGAGGCGGTCGCGCCGGGCGTTCTGCCGGTGCTGCGGCATGATTTCGCGGCGCCGGCCGTGCCCGGGCGTCCCGATCCGGCCAATGCCGCGGGCGTGATCGCAGTCATCGACCGCGCCGTCGCTTTGGCGCAGAGCGGCGCCGCCGGCGGCATCTGCACCCTGCCGATCAACAAGGAGGCGCTGAAGCGAGGGGCCGATTTCCCCTTTCCCGGCCATACCGAATACCTGGCGCATCTGGCCGGTGGCGTGCCGGTGGTGATGATGCTGGCCTCGACCGGCGTCGAGCCGCCTTGCCGGGTGGTGCCGGCGACCATCCACATCGCGCTGTCCGAGGTGCCGCATGCGCTGACGCCGGCATTGCTGGAGCAGGCGGTGCGGATCACCGATGCCGGCTTGCGCCGCGATTTCGGCATGGCCGCGCCGCGGCTGGCGCTGGCCGGGCTGAACCCGCATGCCGGCGAGAACGGCGTCATGGGCAGCGAGGAGATGCGCTGGATCGCGCCGCTGGCCGCGCGGCTGCGGGCCGAGGGGTTCGACATTGCCGGCCCCCTGCCCGCCGATACCATGTTCCATCCGGCGGCGCGCGCGCGTTATGACGCGGCGATCTGCGCCTATCACGACCAGGCGCTGATCCCGATCAAGACGCTGGATTTCGCCGGCGGGGTGAATGTCACGCTGGGCCTGCCCTTCGTGCGCACCTCGCCCGACCATGGCACCGCCTTCGACATTGCCGGCCGGGGCATCGCCGATGCCGAAAGCGTCATCGCCGCGCTGCGCATGGCTTGGGACATGGCGGAACGCCGGGCCGGGGCGCAGGCATGA
- a CDS encoding peptidylprolyl isomerase, translating to MRRILLGAAMAAMLAAGGMAPVFAQSNPFQPLVYVNDSAVTRYELAQRMRFMELLRAPDADAVASQKALVDDRLRMFAAKQLGITASDEQIDAGLAEFAGRANLGVEEFTAELARAGVERQTFRDFVTAGVVWREVVRQRVVPQVRVTDAEVDQELQKVIETPRVTHVALSELIIPAPPGQEEAAMAQAGRIVAGTRSEGDFAAFARQYSATPSAENGGRLPWTPLANLPPSLQPIILGMKPGQVGQPLRVEGAVVLFYLRDTRGTLRPGATAQVLDFVRFRLSSAEEARRIAAVSDTCADLFVHARGLPAEQISRQTLPQGQIPTGEAIRLAVLDDNESTVVSYGGAVELLMLCKRQSAALAEAPETAPVPVTAEGEAQPAPDPDALPGREEVRNMIFNRKVGQAAESYLAELRSNAIIRRP from the coding sequence ATGCGGCGAATTCTTCTGGGGGCGGCGATGGCCGCGATGCTGGCGGCGGGGGGGATGGCCCCGGTCTTCGCGCAGTCCAACCCGTTCCAGCCTCTGGTCTATGTCAACGATTCGGCCGTGACGCGCTATGAGCTGGCGCAGCGCATGCGCTTCATGGAGCTGCTGCGGGCGCCGGACGCCGATGCGGTCGCGTCGCAAAAGGCGCTGGTCGACGACCGGCTGCGGATGTTCGCGGCCAAGCAGCTGGGCATCACCGCCAGCGATGAGCAGATCGACGCGGGCCTGGCGGAATTCGCCGGCCGTGCCAATCTGGGGGTCGAGGAATTCACCGCCGAGCTGGCCCGGGCCGGGGTCGAGCGGCAGACCTTCCGCGACTTCGTCACCGCCGGCGTGGTCTGGCGCGAGGTGGTGCGCCAGCGCGTCGTGCCGCAGGTCCGCGTCACCGATGCCGAGGTGGACCAGGAATTGCAGAAGGTGATCGAGACGCCGCGCGTGACCCATGTCGCGCTGTCCGAGCTGATCATCCCCGCCCCGCCCGGGCAGGAGGAGGCCGCCATGGCCCAGGCCGGGCGCATCGTCGCCGGCACCCGCTCCGAGGGCGATTTCGCCGCCTTTGCCCGGCAATATTCCGCGACGCCCTCGGCCGAGAACGGCGGCCGGCTGCCCTGGACGCCGCTGGCGAACCTGCCGCCGTCCCTGCAGCCGATCATCCTGGGGATGAAGCCGGGCCAGGTCGGCCAACCGCTGCGGGTCGAGGGCGCGGTGGTGCTGTTCTATCTGCGCGACACCCGCGGCACGCTGCGGCCCGGCGCGACGGCGCAGGTGCTGGATTTCGTGCGCTTCCGGCTGTCGAGCGCCGAGGAGGCGCGGCGCATCGCCGCCGTCTCGGACACATGCGCCGATCTGTTCGTGCATGCCCGCGGCCTGCCGGCCGAGCAGATCAGCCGCCAGACCCTGCCGCAGGGCCAGATCCCGACCGGCGAGGCGATCCGGCTGGCGGTGCTCGACGACAATGAAAGCACCGTGGTCTCCTATGGCGGCGCGGTGGAGCTGCTGATGCTGTGCAAGCGGCAGTCGGCCGCCCTGGCCGAGGCGCCCGAGACAGCGCCCGTGCCGGTCACCGCCGAGGGCGAGGCCCAGCCCGCCCCCGATCCGGACGCGCTGCCGGGACGCGAGGAGGTGCGCAACATGATCTTCAACCGCAAGGTGGGCCAGGCGGCCGAGAGCTATCTCGCCGAGCTGCGCTCGAATGCGATCATTCGCCGACCGTGA
- the lptD gene encoding LPS assembly protein LptD, with product MARAALLAALLPGLFPGGALGQSLTPDGQTLPLYGQDGDFVQGAAGPALAPTAGADDNARFADGTEASRAPAVAQAPGSVRIAGSGAAPEGSPATLLADQVSLGADKKLVASGGVVIWYRGSRLVASRVIYDSDTGAATIEGPIHLTQPARTGTPEETILIADSAQLEPNLQDGILRGARLVLAREMQLAARELRRSENGAVTRLDNVVASSCQICAEDPVPLWEIRARRVTHDARTRQLRFDQPQLRAFGVPVAVLPWLTAPDPTVERMTGFLRPQFRTTSGLGFGIKLPYFVTLGDHADVTLTPYVAASRTRTLELRYRQAFTNGAMEWNGAVSRDDLEKGETRGYLFGAARFELPRGYMLGMQIQMASNRAYLLDYDISDADRLWSGLTLDRVRRDRMVMARIGNYESLRDDEPDEFTPSVVADALWKRRWSPARIGGIASLEWSLHAHRRSSGLDVVGRDMARGSVSLDWQRTEILPGGFLGKVEGEVAADVYRINQDSDYEDWVARADPMLAAELRWPLARHAGGVTHVIEPVAQLVWSPERTREDDVPNEDSRLIEFDEGNLFSLNRFPGWDARESGFRANLGVSWTRIDPAGWSIGLTAGRVFRTGPDPAFAYRDEGGNPVFTGPQGKKRSDWLLSATYQGANGLALVNRALFDDSLSISRNELRLGWLKPGLQVSAGYLWLDSDESENRVDDVSELTMAGGWQIRDGWWATTETRYDFTADRAQKAQLGLEYRNECVTVEMSVQRRFTSSDELRPDTSFDLGIRLGGFGQQKAGPGTVARRACLR from the coding sequence ATGGCGCGCGCGGCGCTGCTGGCGGCGTTGCTGCCCGGGCTGTTTCCGGGCGGGGCACTGGGACAAAGCCTGACGCCCGACGGCCAGACCTTGCCGCTTTACGGCCAGGACGGCGATTTCGTCCAGGGCGCGGCCGGCCCGGCGCTGGCGCCGACCGCCGGGGCGGATGACAACGCCCGCTTCGCCGACGGGACCGAGGCCTCGCGCGCGCCCGCGGTCGCGCAAGCGCCGGGTTCGGTGCGGATCGCGGGCAGCGGCGCGGCGCCCGAGGGCAGCCCGGCCACGCTGCTGGCCGATCAGGTCAGCCTGGGCGCCGACAAGAAGCTGGTCGCCTCGGGCGGGGTGGTGATCTGGTATCGCGGCAGCCGGCTGGTCGCCTCGCGCGTGATCTATGACAGCGACACCGGCGCCGCCACGATCGAGGGCCCGATCCACCTGACCCAGCCCGCCCGCACCGGCACGCCCGAGGAGACCATCCTGATCGCCGACAGCGCCCAGCTGGAGCCGAACCTGCAGGACGGCATCCTGCGGGGCGCCCGGCTGGTGCTGGCGCGCGAGATGCAGCTGGCCGCCCGCGAGTTGCGCCGCAGCGAGAATGGCGCCGTCACCCGGCTGGACAATGTGGTGGCCTCGAGCTGCCAGATCTGCGCCGAGGATCCGGTGCCGCTGTGGGAGATCCGCGCCCGCAGGGTTACCCATGACGCGCGCACGCGCCAGCTGCGCTTTGACCAGCCGCAGCTGCGCGCCTTTGGCGTGCCGGTGGCGGTGCTGCCCTGGCTGACCGCGCCCGACCCCACGGTCGAGCGCATGACCGGCTTTTTGCGGCCGCAGTTCCGCACCACCTCGGGCCTGGGTTTCGGCATCAAGCTGCCCTATTTCGTCACGCTGGGCGATCATGCCGACGTGACGCTGACGCCCTATGTCGCCGCCTCGCGCACCCGCACGCTGGAGCTGCGCTATCGCCAGGCTTTCACCAATGGCGCGATGGAATGGAACGGCGCCGTCAGCCGCGACGACCTCGAAAAGGGCGAGACCCGCGGCTATCTGTTCGGCGCCGCCCGCTTCGAGCTGCCGCGCGGCTATATGCTGGGCATGCAGATCCAGATGGCCAGCAACCGCGCCTATCTGCTGGATTACGACATTTCCGACGCCGACCGGCTGTGGAGCGGGCTGACGCTGGACCGCGTGCGCCGCGACCGCATGGTCATGGCGCGGATCGGCAATTACGAATCGCTGCGCGACGACGAGCCGGACGAGTTCACCCCCTCGGTCGTCGCCGATGCGCTGTGGAAGCGGCGCTGGAGCCCGGCCCGGATCGGCGGCATCGCCAGCCTGGAATGGTCGCTGCATGCGCATCGCCGCTCGTCGGGGCTCGACGTGGTCGGACGCGACATGGCGCGCGGCTCGGTCAGCCTCGACTGGCAGCGGACCGAGATCCTGCCCGGCGGCTTCCTGGGCAAGGTCGAGGGCGAGGTCGCCGCCGACGTCTATCGCATCAACCAGGACAGCGATTACGAGGATTGGGTCGCCCGCGCCGACCCGATGCTGGCGGCCGAGCTGCGCTGGCCGCTTGCGCGCCATGCCGGCGGCGTCACCCATGTCATCGAGCCGGTGGCGCAGCTGGTCTGGTCGCCCGAACGCACGCGCGAGGACGACGTGCCGAACGAGGACAGCCGGCTGATCGAATTCGACGAGGGCAACCTGTTTTCGCTGAACCGCTTTCCGGGCTGGGATGCGCGCGAGTCGGGCTTCCGCGCCAACCTGGGCGTCAGCTGGACCCGGATCGACCCGGCCGGCTGGTCGATCGGCCTGACCGCCGGCCGCGTCTTCCGCACGGGGCCGGACCCGGCCTTTGCCTATCGGGACGAGGGCGGCAACCCGGTCTTTACCGGGCCGCAGGGCAAGAAGCGCTCGGACTGGCTGCTGTCGGCGACCTACCAGGGCGCGAACGGGCTGGCGCTGGTGAACCGGGCGCTGTTCGACGACAGCCTCTCGATCAGCCGCAACGAGCTGCGGCTGGGCTGGCTGAAGCCGGGGCTTCAGGTCTCGGCCGGCTACCTGTGGCTCGATTCGGACGAAAGCGAGAACCGGGTGGACGACGTGTCGGAGCTGACCATGGCCGGCGGCTGGCAGATCCGCGACGGCTGGTGGGCCACGACCGAGACGCGCTATGATTTCACCGCCGACCGGGCGCAGAAGGCGCAGCTGGGACTGGAATATCGCAACGAATGCGTGACGGTGGAAATGTCGGTGCAGCGCCGCTTCACCTCGTCTGACGAGCTGCGGCCCGACACCAGCTTCGACCTGGGCATCCGGCTGGGCGGTTTCGGACAGCAGAAGGCCGGTCCGGGAACGGTGGCGCGTCGCGCCTGCCTGCGCTAA
- the lptG gene encoding LPS export ABC transporter permease LptG, whose product MILSAYVARRFLRMFLMIALIFGAILFLIDIVEQIRRFSDEAIGLSGAAVLSLLNITASFYSIMPLMTVLAGIALFLGLSRTSELVAIRASGRSGLRVLAAPAIAAALVGMLAVAVLNPMVAATSKRYDDAVARMKSGGGQTISVGANAVWLRQALPMRAPDGTETMGQVVIQASRASPDATTLYDATFTVFAEGTGPSRRIDAAEARLGDGAWQLSQVKEWPLSQPNPEAMARTAAAMELPTDLTAARIRDSFGNPEAIPIWQLPTFIKGLERAGFSAQRHKVWFQMELARPLLMAAMVAIAAVFAMRHMRGRKMGLLVLAGFGCGIGLFFLRNLAQVLGDNGGLPPVLAGWAPPVVALLFALGALLRLEDG is encoded by the coding sequence ATGATCCTGTCGGCCTATGTCGCGCGGCGCTTCCTGCGCATGTTCCTGATGATCGCGCTGATCTTCGGCGCCATCCTGTTCCTGATCGACATCGTCGAGCAGATCCGCCGCTTTTCCGACGAGGCCATCGGCCTGTCGGGCGCCGCCGTGCTGTCGCTGCTGAACATCACCGCGAGCTTCTATTCGATCATGCCGCTGATGACGGTGCTGGCCGGGATCGCGCTGTTCCTGGGCCTGTCGCGCACCTCCGAACTGGTGGCGATCCGCGCCTCGGGGCGGTCGGGGCTGCGGGTGCTGGCGGCGCCCGCCATCGCCGCCGCGCTGGTGGGCATGCTGGCGGTGGCGGTGCTGAACCCGATGGTGGCCGCGACCTCGAAACGCTATGACGACGCGGTGGCGCGGATGAAGAGCGGCGGCGGCCAGACCATCAGCGTCGGCGCCAATGCGGTCTGGCTGCGCCAGGCGCTGCCGATGCGCGCGCCGGACGGGACCGAGACCATGGGCCAGGTGGTGATCCAGGCCAGCCGTGCCAGCCCGGACGCGACCACGCTTTACGACGCCACCTTCACCGTCTTTGCCGAGGGCACCGGCCCCAGCCGCCGCATCGACGCGGCCGAGGCGCGGCTGGGCGACGGCGCCTGGCAGCTGAGCCAGGTCAAGGAATGGCCGCTGAGCCAGCCCAACCCCGAGGCCATGGCCCGCACCGCCGCAGCCATGGAGCTGCCGACCGACCTGACCGCCGCCCGCATCCGCGACAGTTTCGGCAATCCCGAGGCGATCCCGATCTGGCAGCTGCCGACCTTCATCAAGGGGCTGGAGCGCGCGGGCTTTTCCGCCCAGCGCCACAAGGTCTGGTTCCAGATGGAACTGGCGCGGCCCCTGCTGATGGCGGCGATGGTGGCCATTGCGGCCGTCTTCGCCATGCGCCATATGCGCGGGCGCAAGATGGGGCTTCTGGTGCTGGCGGGTTTTGGCTGCGGCATCGGGCTGTTCTTCCTGCGCAACCTGGCGCAGGTGCTGGGCGACAATGGCGGGCTGCCGCCGGTTCTGGCCGGCTGGGCACCGCCGGTGGTGGCGCTGCTCTTCGCGCTCGGGGCACTTCTGCGGCTGGAGGACGGATGA
- the lptF gene encoding LPS export ABC transporter permease LptF produces MPRIDRYILTQFLTLFGFFALVLVSVYWINRAVSLFEQLISDGQTALVVLEFTALTLPLVISVVLPIAAFAASAYGTNRLSSESELVAMQSAGMSPWRLARPVLVFGVTVGLMVALLVHAIVPLARARLTDRQAEIAQNVTAQFLRAGSFQYPVRGVTLYISEIAADGRLVYFFLEDARNPREQVTYTAAEALVVRTEAGPRLVMMQGMVQNLRRTGETQNLSVTRFSELTYDLGTLIDPNTARKRDLRAYSTLRLLDPDDALLAETGATVDKARAEAHERLAKPFQAPVAAMLGFAMLLLGGFSRFGVWKQVLWAVVALIVVQFLSTAAENQVAGDASRWPLIYVSPLVGAAICVAALWLAARPRGARGAGRGAPA; encoded by the coding sequence ATGCCCCGCATCGACCGCTATATCCTGACACAGTTCCTGACCCTGTTCGGGTTCTTTGCGCTGGTGCTGGTCTCGGTCTATTGGATCAACCGGGCGGTGTCGCTGTTCGAGCAGCTGATCTCGGACGGGCAGACCGCGCTGGTGGTGCTGGAGTTCACCGCGCTGACGCTGCCGCTGGTGATTTCGGTCGTGCTGCCGATCGCGGCCTTCGCGGCCAGCGCCTATGGCACCAACCGGCTGTCCTCGGAATCCGAGCTGGTGGCGATGCAAAGCGCGGGCATGTCGCCCTGGCGGCTGGCGCGGCCGGTGCTGGTCTTTGGTGTCACCGTCGGACTGATGGTGGCGCTGCTGGTCCATGCCATCGTGCCCTTGGCCCGCGCCCGGCTGACCGACCGCCAGGCCGAGATCGCGCAGAACGTCACCGCGCAATTCCTGCGCGCCGGCAGCTTCCAGTATCCGGTGCGCGGCGTGACGCTGTATATCAGCGAGATCGCGGCGGATGGCCGGCTGGTCTATTTCTTCCTGGAGGACGCCCGCAACCCGCGCGAGCAGGTGACCTATACCGCCGCCGAGGCGCTGGTGGTGCGAACCGAGGCCGGACCGCGGCTGGTGATGATGCAGGGCATGGTGCAGAACCTGCGCCGCACCGGCGAGACGCAGAACCTGTCGGTCACGCGCTTTTCCGAGCTGACCTATGACCTCGGCACGCTGATCGACCCGAACACCGCCCGCAAGCGCGACCTGCGCGCCTATTCGACGCTGCGGCTGCTCGACCCCGACGATGCCCTGCTGGCCGAGACCGGCGCCACCGTCGACAAGGCCCGGGCCGAGGCGCATGAGCGGCTGGCCAAGCCCTTTCAGGCGCCGGTCGCGGCCATGCTGGGCTTTGCCATGCTGCTGCTGGGCGGCTTCAGCCGCTTCGGGGTCTGGAAGCAGGTGCTGTGGGCGGTCGTGGCGCTGATCGTGGTGCAATTCCTGAGCACGGCGGCCGAGAACCAGGTGGCGGGCGACGCCTCGCGCTGGCCGCTGATCTATGTCTCGCCGCTGGTCGGGGCGGCGATCTGCGTCGCGGCGCTGTGGCTGGCCGCGCGGCCGCGGGGTGCGCGCGGCGCCGGCAGGGGGGCGCCCGCATGA
- a CDS encoding leucyl aminopeptidase codes for MTHPVEISFTATEVAGLAAHPGRIAILVPQTGRLPGGLPRAAREAAARALQSDAWKAVKPGKALELAFPAGMQAEALQLVSLPSGADALTARKAGAAIGAKLGKSDALVLAGSHARAAEVALGLALRAYDFSAYKTRKTGNGDTDAEPPEAETPAEPAASTSHTGAASDARLSDAAGATEPVTESAPGEKPRGKVTFMHKDPEALARSAAEGAALAEGVFFTRDLVNEPANVLTTSDFADRLLAMRELGLEVEVLDEDELARLGMRALLAVGQGSESPSKVVVMRWNGGAEDAAPLALVGKGVVFDTGGISIKPAAGMEEMTMDMGGAGVVAGVMRALALRRARANVVGLVGLVENMPDGKAQRPGDIVASMKGDTIEVINTDAEGRLVLADVLWYAQDRFKPAAIVDLATLTGAVIIALGHENAGVFSNDDSFAEAVLAAARSEGEGAWRLPLGAAYDKLIDSRLADIKNTGGRAAGSITAAQFLHRFVAKGTPWVHLDIAGVALPPSATDLAPKGASGWGVMTLDRLVRDRFETK; via the coding sequence ATGACGCACCCGGTCGAAATTTCCTTCACGGCGACGGAGGTGGCCGGGCTGGCCGCGCATCCGGGACGCATCGCCATCCTGGTGCCGCAGACCGGGCGGCTGCCGGGCGGCCTGCCGCGCGCGGCGCGCGAGGCGGCGGCCCGCGCGCTCCAGTCCGACGCCTGGAAGGCGGTGAAGCCCGGCAAGGCGCTGGAACTGGCCTTTCCCGCCGGCATGCAGGCCGAGGCGTTGCAGCTCGTGTCGCTGCCCTCGGGCGCGGATGCCCTGACTGCGCGCAAGGCCGGGGCCGCCATCGGCGCCAAGCTGGGCAAGTCCGACGCGCTGGTGCTGGCCGGCAGCCATGCCCGCGCCGCCGAGGTGGCGCTGGGCCTGGCGCTGCGGGCCTATGACTTCTCGGCCTACAAGACCAGAAAGACCGGGAACGGCGATACCGACGCCGAGCCGCCCGAAGCCGAGACGCCGGCCGAGCCCGCCGCCTCGACCAGCCATACCGGCGCGGCAAGCGACGCGCGGCTTTCGGATGCGGCCGGGGCGACGGAGCCCGTGACCGAGTCCGCGCCCGGCGAAAAGCCGCGCGGCAAGGTCACCTTCATGCACAAGGATCCCGAGGCGCTGGCCCGCTCGGCCGCCGAGGGCGCGGCGCTGGCCGAGGGCGTGTTCTTCACCCGCGATCTGGTGAACGAGCCGGCGAACGTCCTGACCACCAGCGATTTCGCCGACCGCCTGCTCGCCATGCGCGAACTGGGCCTCGAGGTCGAGGTGCTGGACGAGGACGAGCTCGCCAGGCTCGGCATGCGGGCGCTGCTCGCGGTGGGGCAGGGCTCGGAAAGCCCGTCCAAGGTGGTGGTGATGCGCTGGAACGGCGGCGCCGAGGATGCCGCGCCGCTGGCGCTGGTCGGCAAGGGCGTGGTCTTCGATACCGGCGGCATTTCCATCAAGCCGGCCGCCGGCATGGAAGAGATGACCATGGACATGGGCGGCGCCGGCGTCGTCGCGGGCGTCATGCGCGCCCTGGCGCTGCGCCGCGCCCGCGCCAATGTCGTGGGCCTGGTCGGCCTGGTCGAGAACATGCCCGACGGCAAGGCCCAGCGCCCCGGCGACATCGTCGCCTCGATGAAGGGCGACACGATCGAGGTCATCAACACCGATGCCGAGGGGCGCTTGGTGCTGGCCGACGTGCTCTGGTATGCGCAGGACCGCTTCAAGCCGGCCGCCATCGTCGATCTGGCGACCCTGACCGGCGCCGTCATCATCGCGCTGGGCCATGAGAACGCCGGGGTCTTCTCGAACGACGACAGCTTCGCCGAGGCGGTGCTGGCCGCCGCCCGGTCCGAGGGCGAGGGCGCCTGGCGCCTGCCCCTGGGCGCGGCCTATGACAAGCTGATCGATTCGCGGCTGGCGGATATCAAGAACACCGGCGGCCGGGCGGCCGGCTCGATCACCGCGGCGCAGTTCCTGCATCGCTTCGTCGCCAAGGGCACGCCCTGGGTGCATCTCGACATCGCCGGCGTGGCGCTGCCGCCCTCGGCCACCGACCTGGCGCCGAAGGGGGCCAGCGGCTGGGGCGTGATGACGCTGGACCGGCTGGTGCGCGACCGTTTCGAGACGAAGTGA
- a CDS encoding DNA polymerase III subunit chi codes for MGAALFYHLTRSGPGQLLPMLIGKSLQAGWRVEVRGRDRARQAGLDESLWLGEGFLPHGLAGGPHDARQPVLLTVEGQAAGNAPRCLIALDGAGVAGGECAGLERVCIVFDGTDPEALERARAQWRELKAAGVEAEYWSEAGGRWERKQ; via the coding sequence ATGGGCGCGGCCCTGTTCTATCACCTCACCCGCTCGGGGCCCGGGCAGCTCTTGCCGATGCTGATCGGCAAGAGCCTGCAGGCCGGCTGGCGGGTCGAGGTCCGGGGCAGGGACCGTGCCCGTCAGGCGGGCCTGGACGAGAGCCTGTGGCTGGGCGAGGGTTTCCTGCCGCATGGGCTGGCCGGCGGGCCGCATGACGCGCGCCAGCCGGTGCTCTTGACCGTCGAGGGCCAGGCGGCCGGCAATGCGCCGCGCTGCCTGATCGCGCTGGACGGCGCCGGGGTCGCGGGCGGCGAATGCGCCGGGCTCGAGCGGGTCTGCATCGTCTTCGACGGCACCGACCCCGAGGCGCTGGAGCGGGCCCGGGCGCAATGGCGCGAACTCAAGGCCGCGGGCGTCGAGGCGGAATACTGGTCCGAGGCCGGCGGCCGCTGGGAACGCAAGCAATAG